The Halococcus salifodinae DSM 8989 genome has a window encoding:
- a CDS encoding DoxX family protein gives MAIDAGLGAIGFLVARILFGGLLAFQGLNHFQNVGAMSGYAQSKGVPAARASVLFSGGMLIFGGLGIVLGVFPAIAAGAIAVFLLVTTPMMHDFWAVPEDQQQDEMTSFIKNVELLGASVVFLALSSEAWAYALGIGLGL, from the coding sequence ATGGCGATCGATGCAGGACTCGGCGCAATCGGCTTCCTCGTCGCACGGATACTCTTCGGCGGCCTCCTCGCGTTTCAGGGCCTCAACCACTTCCAGAACGTCGGCGCGATGAGCGGATACGCCCAATCGAAGGGTGTCCCTGCAGCCCGGGCGAGCGTCCTGTTTTCCGGTGGAATGCTCATCTTCGGCGGCCTCGGCATCGTCCTCGGAGTGTTCCCTGCGATTGCCGCGGGGGCAATCGCGGTCTTCCTCCTCGTTACGACGCCGATGATGCACGACTTCTGGGCAGTGCCCGAAGACCAGCAGCAGGATGAGATGACCAGCTTCATCAAGAACGTCGAGCTCCTCGGCGCGTCGGTGGTCTTCCTCGCCCTCAGTAGTGAGGCGTGGGCGTACGCACTGGGCATCGGTCTCGGACTCTAA